One Mycobacteroides salmoniphilum DNA segment encodes these proteins:
- a CDS encoding flavodoxin family protein, with the protein MMRLLVVHHTPSPATRELLEAVLAGARDPDISGVEVVARPALAATIPDMLDADGYLFGTTANFGYMSGALKHFFDTVYYPSLDHVAARPYGVWVHGNNDTVGAASAVDKIVTGLALEKAADVLEVVGPIDASVREQAYNLGGTLAAILMH; encoded by the coding sequence ATGATGCGGCTGCTGGTGGTGCACCACACCCCGTCGCCGGCGACCCGAGAACTGTTGGAGGCGGTGCTGGCGGGCGCGAGGGACCCCGACATCTCCGGAGTCGAGGTGGTCGCCCGGCCCGCTCTTGCCGCGACGATCCCCGACATGCTGGACGCCGACGGCTACTTGTTTGGCACCACCGCGAATTTTGGGTACATGTCCGGTGCCCTCAAACACTTCTTCGACACCGTCTACTACCCGAGCCTGGACCATGTCGCCGCACGCCCCTATGGCGTGTGGGTGCACGGCAACAACGACACGGTGGGCGCGGCATCCGCGGTGGACAAGATCGTGACCGGACTGGCGCTGGAGAAGGCGGCTGACGTGCTCGAGGTGGTTGGGCCGATCGACGCATCCGTGCGCGAGCAGGCCTATAACCTTGGCGGCACGCTCGCCGCGATCTTGATGCATTGA
- the dapB gene encoding 4-hydroxy-tetrahydrodipicolinate reductase, with the protein MATGVLGAQGKVGQAMCQAVEAADDLDLVAAVDKDDSLEALTAARVVIDFTHPDVVMDNLKFLIGNGIHAVVGTTGFTDERLDQVRAWLADSPGTAVLIAPNFAIGAVLSMKFAQQAARFFESVEVIELHHPNKADAPSGTATRTARLIAEARQGLPPSPDATSTGIEGARGADVDGVRVHAVRVAGLVAHQEVLFGTTGETLTIRHDSIDRSSFAPGVLLAVRNVAARPGLTIGIEPLLEL; encoded by the coding sequence ATCGCGACCGGAGTGCTTGGAGCGCAGGGCAAGGTTGGCCAGGCCATGTGTCAGGCCGTGGAGGCGGCGGACGATCTTGACCTGGTGGCCGCCGTCGACAAGGACGACTCGCTGGAGGCGCTCACCGCCGCCCGCGTCGTCATCGACTTCACCCATCCCGACGTCGTCATGGACAATTTGAAGTTCCTGATAGGCAACGGTATTCATGCCGTGGTCGGCACCACCGGCTTTACCGACGAGCGGCTGGACCAAGTGCGGGCCTGGTTGGCGGACAGCCCGGGAACGGCTGTGCTGATCGCCCCGAACTTCGCGATCGGCGCCGTGCTGTCGATGAAATTCGCCCAGCAGGCCGCCCGATTCTTCGAATCTGTGGAGGTCATTGAGCTGCACCACCCCAACAAGGCGGACGCTCCCTCCGGGACAGCGACGCGAACGGCACGCTTGATCGCCGAGGCGCGTCAGGGATTGCCGCCAAGCCCCGATGCGACCAGCACCGGGATCGAGGGAGCTCGTGGCGCCGATGTCGATGGGGTGCGGGTGCACGCGGTGCGTGTGGCCGGACTCGTTGCCCATCAGGAGGTGCTGTTCGGTACGACCGGTGAGACCTTGACCATCCGCCACGACAGCATCGACCGGTCGTCCTTCGCGCCGGGTGTGCTGCTGGCGGTGCGTAACGTCGCGGCCCGGCCCGGCCTCACGATCGGCATCGAGCCCCTGCTGGAGCTGTAG
- a CDS encoding SulP family inorganic anion transporter, translating into MTTSVTEQASKPSLLQNLRHDLPASLVVFLVALPLSLGIAIASGAPLMAGLIAAVVGGIVAGAIGGSPLQVSGPAAGLTVVVAELINKFGWQMTCLITIGAGLLQILFGLSRIARAALAIAPVVVHAMLGGIGVTIALQQIHVLMGGTSQSSAWQNLKALPQGVLNHHLPDVIIGVMVIAILLLWPKLPPKIRMIPGALIAIVVATAFAALTNSPAERISLSGNFFDALSLPTLTGPVDGDWAGVLLGVLTIALIASVESLLSAVAVDKLHTGPRTNFDREMIGQGSANMVSGFLGGLPITGVIVRSSTNVAAGAKTRASAILHGAWVLLFASLFSSVVQLIPKAALAGLLIVIGVQLVKLAHMKLAWRTGDLAVYAITMISVVFLNLLEGVGIGLVVAIGILVGWVMRAHMDARPFGTEGSRQWHVELDGTLSFLSLPRLTKTLSTVPPGAHVTLAINADYVDHAISEAISDWKRAHEAAGGTVMIVESSHAKLHHAHTTRPQRHFVSRAVGLVPWRSWRRSENDGAGASIIDGINEYNNRGSGALRPHVSELADYQDPDALFLTCGDSRILPNVITASGPGDLFTIRNVGNVVPTDPADGSVDASLDFAINQLNVSSVVVCGHSSCGAMKALLTESTDTPTTPVGRWLDYARDSLIAFQEHHPARSSAEAHGFNEVDQLGVVNVAIQVERLIHHPILAGAVVSGRVRVVGTFFNIAEAHVYEVDENGIVGQEGTADDVVEDPAPATS; encoded by the coding sequence ATGACGACTTCCGTCACCGAGCAGGCTTCGAAGCCGTCGTTACTGCAGAATCTGCGGCACGACCTCCCGGCCTCCCTCGTCGTATTCCTCGTCGCACTGCCGCTTTCGCTCGGCATCGCGATCGCCTCCGGTGCCCCGCTGATGGCGGGTCTCATCGCGGCCGTGGTCGGTGGCATCGTCGCCGGCGCCATCGGCGGATCACCGCTGCAGGTCAGCGGCCCGGCCGCCGGCCTGACCGTCGTAGTGGCCGAGCTCATCAACAAGTTCGGCTGGCAGATGACCTGCCTGATCACCATTGGTGCGGGCCTGCTGCAGATCCTGTTCGGGCTGAGCCGGATCGCCCGCGCCGCACTCGCCATCGCACCGGTGGTGGTGCACGCCATGCTCGGCGGTATCGGCGTGACCATCGCGCTACAGCAGATCCACGTCCTCATGGGCGGCACATCGCAGAGCTCCGCCTGGCAGAACCTCAAGGCGTTGCCTCAGGGCGTCCTCAACCACCATCTGCCCGACGTCATCATCGGTGTGATGGTGATCGCGATCCTGCTGCTGTGGCCCAAGCTGCCGCCCAAGATTCGCATGATCCCCGGTGCCCTGATCGCGATCGTGGTCGCGACCGCCTTCGCGGCGCTCACCAACTCCCCAGCGGAGCGGATCTCCCTGTCGGGTAACTTCTTTGACGCTCTCAGCCTGCCGACCCTGACCGGACCTGTCGATGGCGACTGGGCCGGAGTGCTCTTGGGTGTGCTGACCATCGCCCTCATCGCGAGTGTCGAGTCACTGCTGTCCGCGGTCGCCGTCGACAAGCTGCACACCGGTCCCCGGACCAACTTCGATCGCGAAATGATCGGCCAGGGCAGCGCCAACATGGTGTCCGGCTTCCTCGGCGGCCTGCCCATCACCGGCGTGATCGTCCGCAGCTCGACCAACGTGGCGGCGGGCGCGAAGACTCGCGCTTCGGCCATCCTGCACGGTGCCTGGGTACTGCTGTTCGCCTCGCTGTTCAGCAGCGTGGTGCAGCTCATCCCCAAAGCCGCACTGGCCGGCCTGCTGATCGTCATCGGTGTCCAGCTGGTCAAGTTGGCTCACATGAAGCTCGCTTGGCGCACAGGCGATTTGGCTGTCTATGCCATCACCATGATCAGTGTCGTGTTCCTCAACCTGCTCGAAGGTGTCGGCATCGGGCTCGTGGTGGCCATTGGCATTCTGGTGGGCTGGGTCATGCGGGCGCACATGGACGCCAGGCCATTCGGCACTGAGGGATCGCGGCAGTGGCATGTCGAGCTCGACGGCACGCTGAGCTTCCTGTCGCTCCCCCGACTGACCAAGACGCTCAGCACGGTTCCCCCGGGCGCACATGTCACGCTGGCGATCAACGCCGACTACGTCGACCATGCCATCTCGGAGGCCATCTCCGACTGGAAGCGCGCCCACGAGGCCGCAGGCGGCACGGTGATGATCGTCGAGTCCTCACACGCCAAGCTGCACCACGCCCACACCACCCGGCCCCAGCGGCATTTCGTTTCACGCGCTGTTGGTTTGGTGCCGTGGCGGTCGTGGCGTCGCAGCGAGAACGACGGCGCGGGTGCGTCGATCATCGACGGCATCAACGAGTACAACAACCGCGGTTCCGGTGCCCTGCGACCCCATGTCAGCGAGCTGGCCGACTACCAGGATCCCGACGCGCTGTTCCTCACCTGCGGCGACTCGCGCATCCTGCCCAATGTCATCACGGCCAGTGGGCCGGGCGACCTGTTCACGATTCGCAATGTGGGAAATGTGGTGCCCACCGATCCCGCCGATGGTTCGGTGGACGCGTCGCTCGACTTCGCGATCAACCAATTGAATGTGAGTTCGGTTGTGGTGTGCGGGCATTCGTCATGCGGAGCGATGAAGGCGCTGCTGACCGAGTCGACCGATACGCCGACCACCCCGGTGGGACGCTGGCTCGACTACGCCCGCGACAGCCTCATCGCATTCCAGGAACACCACCCGGCACGATCCAGCGCGGAGGCACACGGCTTCAACGAAGTCGATCAGCTCGGCGTCGTGAATGTGGCAATCCAGGTGGAACGCCTTATTCACCACCCGATCCTGGCCGGCGCCGTGGTATCCGGGCGGGTGCGCGTGGTCGGCACCTTCTTCAACATCGCCGAAGCGCACGTGTACGAGGTGGACGAGAACGGGATCGTGGGCCAGGAAGGTACGGCCGATGACGTCGTGGAGGACCCGGCGCCGGCCACCAGCTGA
- a CDS encoding Lrp/AsnC family transcriptional regulator — MAAKSPESRYDMPPTPNDVRRVDLDEVDRRILMELHDDARIPNSALADAVGIAASTCHGRVRRLQETGVIRGFFTDVDPAAIGRPLQAMISVSLQANARGKIRTFIRDIRELPQVIDVYFLAGADDYILHVAARDTEDLRSFVVEKLNAQPDVAGTQTSLIFEHLRGGAPL; from the coding sequence ATGGCCGCAAAATCACCGGAATCTCGGTACGACATGCCACCCACGCCGAATGATGTTCGGCGCGTGGATCTCGACGAGGTGGACCGCCGCATTTTGATGGAACTGCACGATGACGCACGTATACCCAACAGTGCACTCGCGGACGCAGTGGGGATCGCGGCGTCCACCTGTCATGGACGGGTCCGACGTCTTCAGGAAACCGGGGTGATCCGTGGATTCTTCACCGACGTCGACCCGGCCGCCATCGGCCGACCGCTGCAGGCCATGATTTCGGTCAGCCTGCAAGCCAACGCGCGAGGAAAGATCCGCACCTTCATCCGGGATATCCGTGAGCTGCCACAGGTCATCGACGTGTATTTCCTGGCTGGTGCCGACGACTACATCTTGCACGTGGCGGCCCGCGACACCGAGGACCTGAGATCCTTCGTGGTTGAGAAACTCAACGCACAGCCCGATGTCGCGGGCACGCAGACGTCATTGATCTTCGAGCATCTCCGCGGGGGAGCCCCCCTGTAG
- the ald gene encoding alanine dehydrogenase produces MRVGIPTEIKNNEYRVATTPAGVAELTRRGHEVIIQSGAGEGSSISDVDFKAAGAQVINGAEQIWAEADLLLKVKEPIEPEYALMRRGQTLFTYLHLAASLPCTEALLKSETTSIAYETVQTVSPDGSAALPLLAPMSEVAGRLSAQVGAYHLMTPVGGRGLVMGGVPGVGPADVVVIGGGVAGYNAARIAAGMGAHVTVFDVNLNKLRELDAEFGGTIRTRYSSTLDLEGAVKRADLVIGAVLIPGAKAPKLVSNSLVAQMKPGSVLVDIAIDQGGCFADSRPTTHDEPTYSVHDSVFYCVANMPGAVPRTSTFALTNATMPYVLALADKGWRQACRQDAALAKGLSTHEGALLNAHVAEDLELPFTDPAELLV; encoded by the coding sequence ATGCGCGTAGGGATCCCGACCGAGATCAAGAACAACGAGTACCGCGTGGCCACCACCCCGGCAGGTGTGGCCGAGCTAACCCGACGCGGCCACGAGGTGATCATCCAGTCCGGCGCGGGCGAAGGCTCCTCGATATCCGATGTGGACTTCAAAGCCGCTGGCGCACAGGTCATCAACGGCGCCGAACAGATCTGGGCCGAGGCCGACCTCCTACTCAAGGTCAAGGAACCGATCGAGCCCGAGTACGCGCTGATGCGTCGCGGACAGACTCTCTTCACCTACCTGCACCTGGCCGCATCACTGCCATGCACGGAGGCGCTACTGAAGTCGGAAACCACCTCGATCGCCTATGAGACCGTGCAGACCGTCAGTCCAGATGGATCGGCCGCACTCCCCCTGCTGGCCCCGATGAGTGAAGTGGCCGGACGGCTCTCCGCGCAGGTCGGCGCCTACCACCTGATGACTCCGGTGGGCGGCCGTGGCCTGGTGATGGGCGGCGTCCCGGGTGTCGGCCCCGCCGACGTGGTCGTCATCGGCGGGGGCGTCGCCGGATACAACGCCGCGCGGATCGCCGCCGGAATGGGTGCTCACGTCACGGTTTTCGACGTCAACCTCAACAAACTGCGTGAACTGGACGCCGAATTCGGGGGCACCATCCGGACCCGGTACTCGTCCACGCTGGACTTGGAGGGCGCCGTGAAACGAGCCGACCTGGTGATCGGCGCCGTGCTCATCCCGGGTGCCAAGGCACCCAAACTCGTATCGAATTCACTGGTAGCCCAGATGAAACCGGGCTCGGTACTGGTGGACATCGCGATCGACCAGGGCGGCTGCTTCGCCGACTCACGTCCCACCACCCACGACGAGCCGACCTATTCGGTGCACGACAGCGTGTTCTACTGCGTGGCCAACATGCCCGGCGCCGTGCCGCGGACGTCCACCTTCGCCTTGACCAATGCCACCATGCCGTATGTGCTGGCACTGGCGGACAAGGGCTGGCGGCAGGCCTGCCGACAAGATGCCGCACTGGCCAAGGGACTCTCGACACATGAGGGTGCGCTGCTGAACGCCCATGTCGCCGAGGATCTTGAGCTGCCCTTCACCGATCCCGCGGAACTGCTGGTCTAG
- a CDS encoding flavin-containing monooxygenase — MVSAHMAVNNPVDVVVIGAGMAGLGMAARLRQARVESLLILEQGPEVGGYWRRSTFAPVTGDELAVQQSYAFSPNTSSRSVWATRDGVLTYHRDLIERHDLEPVLRLRHRVTALAFEPAKATWRITVAGKKSIYARRVVLAVGAGTSPLPPELDGIEQFDGPILSTADWDPDFDFTGRNVAVIAAGASAVHVVPELVKTAARVRVFQRTPDWVLPRWGAESSSMVGRLLSRASGSIAGRLASRSHDALRRGLVWRGVGTRFVEAVAENHLNRNVKDPWLRRNLLPAYRVGSRRVLFSDDFYSAVQQDNCKLVPWPVTGVSAIGVRSADAMTHKADCLVFALDAPEVLIEAPFAIKGADGSTLDEHWGSRPKAFRGVNVPGFPNLFLLTGPGSGSNALAGLSHIEAQIEYVAASLALVDSLAFVSIEVRRESLEREQARAVRRFDRTTWRDGAFRWYKTAETVASELFPGTTSEFRRALADVDAADYKILTQQELDSVNSAKLGVAQ, encoded by the coding sequence GTGGTATCCGCACACATGGCAGTCAATAACCCCGTTGACGTTGTCGTCATCGGAGCCGGCATGGCGGGGCTGGGCATGGCCGCCAGATTGCGCCAGGCCCGGGTGGAAAGCCTGCTGATTCTCGAACAAGGTCCCGAGGTTGGCGGTTACTGGCGACGCAGCACATTTGCTCCCGTGACTGGCGACGAGTTGGCCGTCCAGCAGTCGTATGCGTTTTCGCCCAACACGTCTTCCCGTTCGGTGTGGGCCACCCGTGACGGCGTCCTGACGTATCACCGCGATCTCATCGAGCGACATGATCTCGAGCCGGTGCTGCGACTGCGGCATCGCGTGACGGCGCTTGCCTTCGAACCCGCGAAGGCCACCTGGCGGATCACGGTGGCGGGTAAGAAGTCGATCTACGCGCGACGAGTCGTCCTGGCGGTTGGTGCCGGAACATCGCCGTTGCCACCGGAACTCGACGGTATCGAGCAGTTCGATGGACCGATCCTGAGCACCGCGGACTGGGATCCGGACTTCGATTTCACCGGCCGTAATGTCGCGGTGATCGCCGCGGGGGCCAGCGCGGTGCACGTGGTGCCCGAACTGGTCAAGACGGCAGCGCGCGTGCGGGTGTTTCAGCGCACCCCAGATTGGGTGCTGCCACGCTGGGGTGCCGAATCGTCGAGCATGGTCGGACGGCTGCTCTCCCGTGCGTCGGGATCCATTGCGGGACGGTTGGCTAGCCGCTCGCATGACGCGCTGCGCCGCGGTCTGGTGTGGCGCGGAGTGGGCACCCGGTTTGTCGAGGCGGTGGCCGAGAACCACCTCAACCGCAATGTGAAGGACCCCTGGCTGCGTCGTAACCTGCTACCGGCCTACCGTGTGGGCAGCCGCCGGGTCCTTTTCTCCGATGACTTCTATTCTGCGGTGCAGCAAGACAATTGCAAGCTGGTGCCGTGGCCCGTCACGGGAGTGAGCGCCATCGGTGTGCGGTCGGCCGATGCCATGACTCACAAGGCCGACTGTCTGGTCTTCGCGCTCGATGCCCCGGAGGTGCTTATCGAAGCGCCCTTTGCCATCAAGGGGGCGGACGGCTCCACACTCGACGAGCATTGGGGCTCTCGGCCGAAGGCCTTCCGCGGTGTGAACGTGCCGGGATTCCCCAATCTGTTCTTGCTCACCGGCCCTGGTTCCGGGTCGAACGCGTTGGCGGGCCTATCGCATATTGAGGCGCAAATCGAGTATGTGGCGGCTTCTTTGGCTTTAGTTGACTCGTTGGCGTTTGTCTCCATCGAGGTGCGTCGAGAGTCTCTCGAACGTGAGCAGGCGCGTGCCGTTCGGCGATTCGATCGAACCACCTGGCGCGATGGTGCGTTCCGCTGGTACAAGACTGCGGAAACAGTCGCCAGCGAGCTCTTCCCAGGCACGACAAGTGAATTCCGGCGTGCGTTAGCCGATGTCGATGCCGCCGACTACAAGATCCTCACCCAGCAGGAACTCGATTCCGTCAATTCCGCGAAGTTAGGGGTAGCCCAATGA
- a CDS encoding SDR family oxidoreductase, which translates to MDINGSVAIVTGAGSGIGQALAWGLANAGAKVVASDIDGDAALRTAAAASDPSTILGQQADASSVADIENLIALAEKEFGPVDLYAANAGIAGGLGLDIGEAAWDLTIDVNLRAHIRAATALVPGWLERGRGYFLSVASAAGLLTQIGSPAYSVTKHAALGFAEWLSITYGDKGIGVSCLCPMGVKTALLDGLTDSDDPDVQVAGTSITAAGEVLEPAAVAAMTLDAIREGTFLVLPHPQVLDMYRQKGADYGRWIAGMRRYQRLLEEQLKPQ; encoded by the coding sequence ATGGATATCAACGGCAGCGTCGCCATTGTCACCGGAGCCGGTTCGGGAATCGGGCAAGCGCTCGCTTGGGGTCTGGCGAATGCGGGCGCAAAGGTCGTCGCCTCCGATATCGACGGAGACGCCGCCCTGCGTACCGCCGCAGCGGCATCAGACCCATCGACCATCCTCGGGCAGCAGGCCGATGCGAGTTCTGTCGCCGATATCGAGAACCTCATTGCCCTGGCCGAGAAGGAATTCGGCCCTGTCGATCTTTACGCCGCCAACGCCGGCATCGCCGGTGGGCTCGGTCTGGATATCGGGGAAGCCGCGTGGGACCTCACCATCGACGTAAACCTGCGCGCGCACATCAGGGCCGCTACCGCATTGGTTCCGGGTTGGCTGGAACGCGGGCGCGGATACTTTCTGTCGGTCGCATCGGCGGCCGGCCTGCTGACGCAGATCGGTTCGCCCGCCTATTCGGTGACCAAACACGCGGCCCTCGGATTCGCGGAATGGTTGTCGATTACCTATGGCGACAAGGGGATCGGGGTGAGCTGTCTGTGCCCGATGGGGGTCAAGACCGCGCTGCTGGACGGCCTCACCGATTCCGATGACCCCGACGTGCAAGTGGCGGGAACGTCGATCACTGCCGCAGGCGAGGTGCTCGAGCCGGCGGCCGTTGCGGCGATGACACTCGACGCGATCCGCGAGGGCACGTTCCTGGTTCTGCCGCACCCGCAGGTGCTCGACATGTACCGGCAGAAGGGCGCCGACTACGGCCGGTGGATCGCCGGTATGCGCCGCTACCAGCGTCTACTTGAAGAACAGCTCAAGCCCCAGTAG
- a CDS encoding DUF2182 domain-containing protein has protein sequence MVANAIQRVKELAAGKYTGIATAIILLSWLGFAFLPQHAASHTKAPATEHMHGMDHANMAPMDTPVVHQPVLWIAIFSWIVMTIAMMGPATLPAVQYVEQNTPRGRGRALVLYAAVWLALWTAVGLLITLALPMAANVNRWWMFAGVLLLAATWQLTPWKCRALGECHQSIPLPSGGWPAAKGLIRFGAVSGWACIRSCWAMMLTMAVAPSAHLLWMVPLTVAVTWERFTRYPRRTARVLAVLFVVTAAAVGIFVTVP, from the coding sequence ATGGTCGCCAACGCGATCCAGCGCGTCAAGGAACTGGCGGCTGGCAAATACACGGGGATCGCGACCGCGATAATTCTGTTGTCGTGGTTGGGTTTCGCGTTCCTCCCGCAACATGCGGCTAGCCATACGAAAGCCCCCGCTACCGAGCATATGCACGGCATGGACCATGCGAACATGGCGCCGATGGACACGCCGGTGGTACATCAGCCGGTGCTATGGATCGCGATCTTCTCCTGGATTGTCATGACCATCGCGATGATGGGGCCGGCTACTTTGCCCGCGGTCCAGTACGTCGAGCAGAACACCCCACGGGGCCGTGGGCGCGCGCTGGTGCTCTATGCCGCGGTGTGGCTTGCGCTGTGGACGGCGGTTGGCCTCCTCATCACCCTCGCGCTGCCCATGGCCGCCAACGTCAACCGTTGGTGGATGTTCGCGGGTGTGCTCCTGCTGGCAGCAACCTGGCAGCTCACCCCCTGGAAATGTCGGGCGCTCGGTGAGTGTCACCAGTCGATCCCGCTGCCGTCGGGCGGATGGCCGGCGGCCAAGGGCCTCATACGCTTCGGTGCCGTCAGTGGGTGGGCGTGTATCCGATCCTGTTGGGCCATGATGCTGACGATGGCCGTGGCGCCCTCTGCGCACCTCCTCTGGATGGTGCCGTTGACGGTTGCCGTCACGTGGGAGCGATTCACTCGGTATCCCCGCCGAACAGCACGGGTTCTTGCGGTCCTTTTTGTCGTCACGGCTGCCGCGGTCGGGATTTTCGTGACCGTCCCATAG
- a CDS encoding M16 family metallopeptidase, translated as MPSPSSVPNAVRRTVLPGGLRVVTEAMPSVRSASVGVWVDVGSRDEGRSVAGAAHFLEHLLFKSTPTRSAADIAQSIDAVGGELNAFTAREQTCYYAHVLDSDLELAIDLVADVVLRGRCASEDVEVERDVVLEEIAMRDDDPEDLLGEAFLGALFGDHPIGRSVLGSSESISTMTRAQLQSFHVRRYRPERMVLAVAGNVQHDRVVRLARKYFKSHLDSSVTTVAPRKGSGRVTAKPGLELVPRDGEQVHLSLGVRTPGRGWQYRWALSVLNSALGGGLSSRLFQEIREQRGLVYAVYSTVDTFSDTGALSVYAGCSPERFDEVAKVTSQVLASVVEGGFTAVEIDRAKGALAGGLVLGLEDSASRMNRMGRSELNNGKHRTISATLDKIAAVTTDEVNGIARQLLSSPAGAAVVGPYRSKRTLPRALRAMIESAR; from the coding sequence ATGCCGTCGCCGAGTAGCGTTCCCAACGCGGTACGCCGCACGGTCCTTCCTGGTGGTCTCCGAGTGGTCACCGAGGCGATGCCCTCGGTGCGCTCGGCGTCCGTCGGGGTATGGGTCGACGTCGGGTCCCGCGATGAGGGGCGCAGCGTCGCTGGTGCGGCGCACTTCCTCGAACACCTGCTGTTCAAGTCCACGCCCACACGGTCGGCGGCCGATATCGCACAGTCGATTGACGCCGTCGGCGGTGAGCTGAACGCTTTCACCGCACGCGAACAGACGTGTTACTACGCGCATGTGCTGGACTCCGATCTGGAGCTGGCGATCGATCTGGTCGCCGACGTGGTGCTGCGCGGGCGATGCGCCAGTGAGGACGTCGAGGTCGAACGCGACGTCGTGCTCGAAGAAATCGCGATGCGCGACGACGACCCTGAGGACCTGCTGGGGGAGGCTTTCCTCGGAGCCCTTTTCGGTGACCATCCGATAGGGCGCAGTGTGCTCGGCAGCTCGGAATCGATATCGACGATGACGCGGGCGCAGCTGCAATCGTTTCACGTACGGAGGTACCGGCCCGAGCGCATGGTGCTGGCCGTGGCCGGGAACGTTCAGCACGATCGCGTAGTGCGGTTGGCGCGCAAGTACTTCAAGTCGCATCTGGACTCATCGGTGACGACGGTGGCGCCACGCAAGGGGAGTGGTCGCGTCACGGCCAAGCCGGGACTGGAATTGGTACCGCGCGACGGTGAACAGGTACATCTCTCGCTGGGTGTGCGCACCCCGGGACGTGGCTGGCAATATCGCTGGGCGCTGTCGGTGCTTAACAGCGCACTGGGCGGTGGTCTCAGTTCCCGCTTGTTCCAAGAGATTCGCGAGCAGCGTGGATTGGTCTATGCGGTCTACTCGACGGTGGATACCTTCTCCGACACCGGTGCGTTGTCGGTGTACGCGGGCTGCTCGCCGGAGCGGTTCGACGAGGTGGCTAAGGTGACCTCGCAGGTGCTGGCGTCGGTGGTCGAGGGCGGGTTCACCGCGGTGGAGATCGACCGGGCCAAGGGCGCCTTGGCCGGTGGACTTGTTCTGGGGCTTGAGGATTCAGCATCCCGTATGAACAGAATGGGCCGCAGTGAGCTGAACAACGGCAAGCACCGCACGATTTCTGCGACTCTGGACAAAATTGCCGCCGTGACGACAGACGAAGTCAATGGCATCGCGCGCCAGTTGCTCAGCAGTCCCGCCGGGGCGGCGGTCGTGGGTCCGTACCGATCCAAGCGAACGTTGCCGCGCGCACTGCGAGCGATGATTGAATCCGCGCGCTAG